The sequence TCGACGCTTCTCCCGACGGAATGACATGGCTGACCACTGTATAGCCCCCGGCCTTTAGCCGCGATTCTAGATCAGCCAGATATAGAGGGGCTACTGCGCTGTCGCTGACGATCAGCAGCGGGCTGCGCACCGGAAATCCGGCTTCCGCGCATAGTCCGGCAATGCCCTCCAATATTCCGCTGCCGATCACGATCGGATAGGAGCGTTGACCCAACTCTACTTGAATCCGCCGCATATCAGTAGCTCTCCAATTGGGCGAGATAGTTATTATAATTGGCTCTGATTTCTTCCAAGGAATCGCCGCCGAATTTATCCAGGAATGCCTTGGCGATTTCCCAGGCAACCACATTCTCCATGACAACGCATGCCGCAGGCACCGCGCAGGCATCGGAGCGCTCCACCTGTGCGGTAAACGGCTCCTTGGTATCGATATCCACGCTCTGCAAAGGCTTGTAAAGCGTCGGAATCGGCTTCATTACACCGCGAACCACCACTTGCATGCCGTTCGTCATTCCGCCTTCAAAGCCGCCAAGCCGGTTGCTTGCCCGGTGGTATCCTCGGGCCGGATCGTACAGAATCTCGTCATGAACCTTCGAGCCGCGCAGCTTGCCCGCTTCAAAGCCAATCCCGATCTCCACGCCTTTGAAGGCGTTGATGGACACAACCGCTCCGGCGATGGCTCCGTCCAGCTTGCGGTCGGCTTGTACATGCGTGCCAAGGCCGACCGGAAGTCCTTCAACGATACATTCCACGATTCCGCCGATGGAGTCGCCTTCTTCCTTGATCTGGTCTATGTAGGCTTCCATCTTCTTCTCGGTTTCTTTATCCACTACTCTGACCGAGGATTCTTCGGTGCGGGTAATCAGTTCGTCAATCGGCAGGTCATTAGCAGGAGCTTCGATTTCACCGATCCGGATGACCTGTCCGGCAATCTTCACTCCGAATGCTTCGAGAAGTTGACGCGCCACCGCGCCGCAGGCTACCCGCGCCGCTGTCTCCCTGGCGCTGGAGCGCTCCAGGACATTGCGCAAATCCGTCAGATTGTATTTAAGCCCCCCGTTCAGGTCCGCATGCCCCGGACGTGGACGGTTCACCCGCCGCTTATCCTCGTCTGCGCCCGGAATCGGCTCAACATTCATGATGTTCTTCCAGTGAGTCCAGTCGTTATTCTCTACAACCAGCGCAATTGGAGCTCCGGTCGTGACTCCGTGGCGCACTCCGCCGACAATCTGGGCGGTATCTTTCTCAATTTGCATGCGGCGGCCGCGGCCGTAACCTTTTTGACGTCGCTGCAGTTGAAAATTAAGCTGTTCAAAATCCAGCGTAAGATTGCTGGGCATACCCTCTATAATCGCAGTAAGCTGGGGACCGTGCGTCTCCCCGGCCGTTAAATAACGTAAACTCATGCTGCGTTCCCCCTTCGCGCTTTCAAACTGTAAACTGCTAAAATCCGTTATGACCTTTGCTCATTATAGTATAGGGAAATCACTTTTGACAAGAATGTTACATAAAGACAGCAGCATAAAGTGAGGTCCTGGTTGAGCGTACAAGAAGAAAC is a genomic window of Paenibacillus durus ATCC 35681 containing:
- the aroC gene encoding chorismate synthase yields the protein MSLRYLTAGETHGPQLTAIIEGMPSNLTLDFEQLNFQLQRRQKGYGRGRRMQIEKDTAQIVGGVRHGVTTGAPIALVVENNDWTHWKNIMNVEPIPGADEDKRRVNRPRPGHADLNGGLKYNLTDLRNVLERSSARETAARVACGAVARQLLEAFGVKIAGQVIRIGEIEAPANDLPIDELITRTEESSVRVVDKETEKKMEAYIDQIKEEGDSIGGIVECIVEGLPVGLGTHVQADRKLDGAIAGAVVSINAFKGVEIGIGFEAGKLRGSKVHDEILYDPARGYHRASNRLGGFEGGMTNGMQVVVRGVMKPIPTLYKPLQSVDIDTKEPFTAQVERSDACAVPAACVVMENVVAWEIAKAFLDKFGGDSLEEIRANYNNYLAQLESY